The following DNA comes from Epinephelus lanceolatus isolate andai-2023 chromosome 1, ASM4190304v1, whole genome shotgun sequence.
AAGATTATACATGTGTGAATTGGTGCTGTCATTTGTACATTTGATACCAAAGTATAGATTAAAAAGGTCTGAAACTGGCACTTACTGTGGCACTTCTGGCCTCAGGGAAAAATCCACAGCGCTGCAGCTCACTGTACAGCTCGCCCTTGGGTGCAAACTCCAGGATGAGATACACACGAGATGCGTCATGGAAGTAACCGTAGAGGCGGAGGATATTTGGGTGCCTGTGGGACGGCGAGGCAGAGGAGCATTCTGAGAAATTTTGTTGGGAGTGCCCGACTGATACTTGTAGACCTTGAGTCTACAGTTACATTGCATACACATTGAActaacatatttaaacataattaTCCAAGAAGGCAAATTTCAGTTTGGCCAGCGATCTCTCTTGATCACTAATCAAGTTTTGCATCAACTCCATGTGTCAGTAATTGTCCCAGCTACTGTTTATATTATCAAGTTCCCTTCTGTAAAGCAGTGTCTGCTGCAAACTGAGTTAACCTCCAGACCTGTCTGTTTTTTCTCTTCATACTAAACCAAACTGGTCAATGGAGTTTGTGTTACTCTCCCATTCAAACTATGTGACATCAACTTTGTACCAGCCACCAAAATTAAACAGGTTTGTCTTGCCGGTGATTCAGAATCGGGTCGGCAGCAATGGAAGTCTTGGAGACCTCTTTTGATCAGCCCAACTACAGTCAGGATTCATATCTGGCATTAAACTGCATAATTTGAGCCGCACTTACCTGAGGTGAGACTGGATCTCCACTTCCCTCCTCAGCTGGTGCTCCACCCCGGCCTTCTCCAGCTGGTTCTTGAAGAGCACCTTCAGGGCCAAGATGAACTTACTCTGTCGCTCCCTGGCCAGGTAGACATTGCCAAATTTACCCTTTCCCAGGGGACGACCGATGTCAAAATTCTCCAGGCTCCACCGCTTGCTGTGTGAGCAGACACATGCATCAGTTTGTAATCTTATCATAGACTatatgacagaaataaaaaaagaatataatGAATCACACTTAACAGACATACCTTGATGAAGAGGCTTTTGAAGGATCATTCTTGGTAGGTTTGtctaacaaaaaagaaacaaggatATATTTTAgcatccaaaacacacacacacacacacacacacacacacacacacacacacacacacacacacactcatttgaTTAGTTTGTCCAATTCTGTATGATGCTTACTCTGTGGCTTCTCCTGCTTTGCCGGTTCTGACGGTGGTTTTACCGGCTCTGGGTTCACCTTGGGCACGGCTGtctttgtcttgtctttgtctTGCTGGTTGTGCTGGGAAATACGTTGGGGTTGGGGTGCACGATTTACAGCCTGAGTAGCAGGGTTCACATTTTGATCGGCAGGGTGCGTGGACTTGACAGCGACAGAGACATGAGATGCTGACTTCTGATGGCTCATAGGCCGCTGAATGCGTTGGGGCCCATTTGACATGCCGAGGACCCTCTGGTGAGGAGTTGGTGTAACTACAGCCGTCTGGGACTGATGTGACACAGGAATCCGCTTTGGCCCATAATCCTTTGTCTGCGAGGAAAGAAATTACCACACACTGAATAAGATGGCTTTTTTTTATCCTAGAGTAACAGCTCCATCTTTTCTCTTTGTACCATCAGAAATTAACTAACTAGGTACACACTCCCTACTTTGACAACTAGTTACTTTGATTCTGTTATAGCCTCAATATCATTGTAATAATAACATTCTTAGTAGTATGTGCATGCTTTCCAGGGTTGGAAATGtgcaccagccaaatgctggtaaaatatgcaagtgtcTGCTAGATTTGCGTCATTCACCAGCCTCAAAAACAATGGTAATCTATTGAATGGCTGGTAGGTTTTGGAAACCAGTAGTCACACTAGCAGGTGGACATAAAAGTAAATTTCCAGCCCTGATGCCTACTTATTATAGGTGtctaatatttatatttcaacCTGTAAAGTGTGCAGAGACTGTGTGGTGTTCACTAGCATACAATTGAAGCTGTAAGCTTAATCCACATCAGAATATGATAACCCATGTCACAAAATTGAGcccaaaatctgtgtttttcttcttcttcagtgttATGGTCAGGGTAATAATGTGCATTACCTTCACTTCAGGCCTTTGGAGTTTCATGTCCATTGTCTGCTTGAGCCTGGCAGACGAGTCCATTTCCTGAGTAAAGGTAAAGTGATTGctgtttattatattttaaatcaAACAAATCATAAACAGTTAATATAGCATTACAACAAAAAAGGTCTTAGACAATGACACAAAGACTGAGCCGTTGTAGCCAGAGTCAATTTCCTTTGGTTACACTGtctaaatgtaaaaatgacaattaaCATTATTACCAGAAAAGTGGTGTAACCTATCACTGATGTTCCCTTTAACTTTTATAGcatattaattaaataatagGTGGTAAATGTACAAGCTAAACGTTGCCAGTCTCGAAGGAGGATAAAACGTTAGCCCTCTCCGTCGCGTGGCTAACGTTAAATGCGTTACATTTACAGACGTTAACctcaaagctaacgttagctttagaTAACCACAGCAAACCAACACAAGAACGACATAACTTACCTAAATATGTTATTGCACGATGACCGAGAGCAGCCAACCGATAGTTTATCCACAATTCAAGCCCACAGCAGCTCTTAAAGCAGGCACTCtcgctagctaacgttagcacctCCGTCCTACCGTCGACGAGAGCTGAGGTTTGTAGCTACATAAATATTCAGCGTAACGTTCCCGCGAGGTGAATTTTCACCGCTACCGCCGTTTAACTCCTTTTAAAAACCCGTCTCGATGTTGTGTGAAGATAAATGGAGATAAATACGGATcaaataaaagtataaagtcGTAAGAATGTCACTTCCAATGTGGTTGGCTAACACTTCCCCCAAACACAGCTCGTTCGATTTCAAACGTCCCTCTGTTTAAAACCTTTAAATATACCGcggcctctgattggctgagggaATGCTCTGTGCTCGCTCCCCATTGGCTGATGTGACGTCAGAGGGAAGCCTCCCGAACAGCAGggggcagcaacagcagcagacaggaTTGAGCTCCACAGACAATACTACACACTCATCTACACACTCATCTACACATTGTgcaaataatgataaaaatataagaaaaaataaagacacaatATTTATCCTATCCAATCCTACCTAAAGCCAGAGGCAAGGCAAGGGAAGTTTAtctatatagcacatttaagcAACAAggcaaagtgctttacatgtaaAACATAAAGAAGCATCAAGACAAGGtgcaaagaaacacattataaaatgacaaaacaattcATTAGAAAATAGAGAGAATAGAAAATAATAAGTAAAATTATactgaaaatataaaattactagaataaaagttacagtacagtgtaagaaatgaataaatatttgatttaattaaagGCAACAGTATAAAGAGAAGTCTTCAGCCTTTATTTAAAAGAACTTAGAGCTGCAGCAGACCTGCAGTTTTCCAGGAGTTTGCTCCAAATATAAGGTACATAAAAGCTAAATGCTGCTTCTCTATGTTCAGACCCTGGGGACACAAAGTAAACCTGTCCCAGATGACCTAAGAGGTCTGGATGGTTCAGagaaatcacatttaaaaattTTTGAATCACATCTATCCATCCAACTACTCCTTACATGAAAGATTTAACTGGGATAACAACTCACTAGGATTCCTTGAGAGGGTTAATGAACAAATTTTCTTCCCAAGTGAACCTGTGCAGGAATATTGGCTTACATTTTAGAGCTGTTTTCAATGTAAAGATATATTATTTCCCCCTTTAAATGTAATGTCAATTTGAGGTGGAGTTGACTACTTGTACTTGTATTTACCGATTTTAGAGCAGTAGTACATCATAATCATGTTTCCATCAAAAGTTTGAGCACTATATTAACCATGACAATTTTAAGACTTTATAATAAAAACTAGCTTAAGCAAATGTCATTTTCCTCGCCTCATGCATTGCAAGgtcaacttcctgtttgaatCTAAACCCACCCACCTATGAGATGTCAGACACAGCTATGGCTCAgcaaaaaaagtgtttgtttttttccactcatCAGGTAAGAAAATAAACCTTGTATAGTTATACTGTCCCATCTGACCATATGTCCCAATCACCCTTAATTCACCTCCTTATATAGGACGTTGGACGTTAAACGTTGGATGGATGAAAGAATGTACATGTaagaatgtgttttgttttgtctttagcAGACGACTGCATCAACATCATTGGCACTTTGATCACTGAAATACGCCTCAAAGGTCTGTATCTGAAGTTTGTACcatgacaaataaataatactgcatataacagtggtggaagaagtattcagatactTTACTCAAGTATAAGTAGCAATACAACTCTTTGAAAAAATTGGCTTATAGTTCTTTTCTTCTTAATTTCcccaaaaagtaaaagtactcattctgCAGAAATGGTtcaaggagattttttttttcgacCCATAAAGCAACACCTTCAGCTTCTCAGAAAAATTAATATTCAAAATCATCAgatggttttcactggacaggcaGGAACAATAATTTGAAAAGTAACTACGGCTATCAAACAAATGTAGTGAACTAGAAACTACAGTGTTTGTCTCGGTAGACTACAAGTAGGCCTATAACAATATGAAGTCACCCAAAATGGtaatacttaagtaaagtacaagcacTTTGCATTTGTATATTAgcctacttgagtaaatatacttagttacaCTTTGCCACTGGCAAATAtcaacaaaaggaaaaaatccAAGAATGTATACCCTTCAAAACTAAAATCTGCATTCAGTGCTTCAAACTACACATAAAGAAAAGGAAATGGCACAGATcatttaataaattaaatatctttattttcaaccatttttgtc
Coding sequences within:
- the aurka gene encoding aurora kinase A; protein product: MDSSARLKQTMDMKLQRPEVKTKDYGPKRIPVSHQSQTAVVTPTPHQRVLGMSNGPQRIQRPMSHQKSASHVSVAVKSTHPADQNVNPATQAVNRAPQPQRISQHNQQDKDKTKTAVPKVNPEPVKPPSEPAKQEKPQNKPTKNDPSKASSSSKRWSLENFDIGRPLGKGKFGNVYLARERQSKFILALKVLFKNQLEKAGVEHQLRREVEIQSHLRHPNILRLYGYFHDASRVYLILEFAPKGELYSELQRCGFFPEARSATYIMELADALNYCHTKKVIHRDIKPENLLLGANGELKIADFGWSVHTPSSRRSTLCGTLDYLPPEMIEGKTHDEKVDLWSLGVLCYEFLVGKPPFETRSHEETYRKISRVEYTYPAQSNITAGAKDLVARLLKHNPMQRLPIHGVLSHPWVVENSTKKPTTMNVETPSE